Proteins encoded in a region of the Ziziphus jujuba cultivar Dongzao chromosome 3, ASM3175591v1 genome:
- the LOC107422964 gene encoding protein BIG GRAIN 1-like A, with product MPKPPKPVRSITETEKDSTHTRTKLDKILKSGALKIYSKVKQPTHFLNSLFTAKKSKSSSSAHAVQSPSGRSGKRGPDQVKKTVRFDPVTVIVDESGRSCGHKRSHESQVSERTRRVEEVAREEFRRYYRQIQRDFLWDDDAVSYSSSDLFELENLE from the coding sequence ATGCCCAAGCCGCCAAAGCCTGTTCGATCCATTACCGAAACAGAGAAGGACAGCACACACACTCGGACTAAGCttgacaaaattttgaaatcaggGGCTTTGAAGATTTACAGCAAGGTGAAACAGCCAACTCATTTCCTTAACTCTCTTTTCACTGCCAAAAAATCCAAGAGCTCGTCCTCCGCCCATGCCGTTCAATCACCTTCTGGTAGGAGTGGAAAACGTGGTCCTGATCAAGTTAAAAAAACCGTTCGTTTCGACCCTGTGACTGTCATTGTGGATGAGAGTGGTCGCTCATGCGGTCACAAACGGTCGCATGAATCCCAAGTGTCCGAGAGAACGCGGCGAGTGGAGGAAGTAGCCAGAGAGGAATTTAGGAGATACTATCGTCAAATCCAGAGAGATTTTCTTTGGGATGACGATGCAGTTTCCTATTCAAGTTCGGATCTTTTCGAGCTTGAAAATCTTGAGTAA
- the LOC107422843 gene encoding polyubiquitin — MEVTPLRRSSEPSVETQEEINIYLKIIRPVSLNVKKSDRVKDVKALLHDKFGFSESLQDLCLDGDCLRDGQRLMDCGVQRDSTLHLVLRNPDEFKIYVKLPSNPSTMAVEAKARDTVGNIKAIIKDKEGIELDHFTLVYHGKLLEDDSTLVSLNIQHKSTLHVVLNPKDLMSIFVKLPSGEFIKVEARALFAVSDVKTIVGSIVGVSVSDHTLFYAGKKLDDFRTLAFYDIKEESVLEILLLKFQIFVRNWDGKTITLAVERHDTIENIKQKFFHKLNLRMPAHFLSLVFSGKTLENSRDLASYNMQQHSTLIAVHTPRASRIKLANIGSSVTESTTIPQLKNMIQRKRNIHVKEIYFQGLALQDDRNLSDYGAFDNNAIFWIVSE; from the exons ATGGAAGTGACCCCACTAAGACGATCCTCCGAACCCTCTGTCGAAACCCAAGAAGAG ATTAATATATACTTGAAAATCATAAGACCAGTAAGCTTAAATGTCAAGAAATCTGACAGAGTAAAGGATGTCAAAGCATTGTTACATGATAAGTTTGGATTTTCTGAAAGTCTTCAGGATCTCTGTTTAGATGGTGATTGTCTTAGGGATGGACAAAGACTTATGGACTGTGGTGTTCAAAGAGACTCCACACTTCATCTCGTTCTCCGGAATCCTGATGAATTTAAAATCTATGTCAAACTACCATCAAATCCAAGCACCATGGCTGTTGAAGCAAAGGCTCGAGACACAGTTGGAAACATCAAAGCAATTATTAAGGACAAGGAAGGGATTGAGTTGGATCATTTTACTCTTGTCTACCATGGAAAATTACTTGAAGATGACAGTACTCTGGTGTCACTTAATATTCAGCATAAGTCTACCCTCCACGTGGTTTTAAATCCTAAAGATTTGATGTCAATTTTTGTGAAACTACCAAGTGGAGAGTTTATTAAAGTCGAAGCAAGGGCTTTGTTTGCTGTTAGTGATGTGAAAACAATAGTCGGGAGCATTGTAGGTGTATCGGTAAGTGACCATACTCTGTTCTATGCAGGAAAGAAGCTTGATGATTTCAGGACATTGGCTTTCTATGACATCAAGGAAGAATCTGTGTTGGAGATTTTACTTCTTAAATTTCAGATATTTGTCAGGAATTGGGATGGAAAAACCATAACTCTTGCTGTGGAACGACATGATACTATTGAAAACATAAAGCAAAAGTTTTTCCATAAGTTGAACTTGAGGATGCCTGCTCATTTTCTTAGTCTTGTATTTTCAGGCAAAACACTTGAAAATTCCCGGGATCTGGCTAGTTACAATATGCAGCAGCATTCCACTCTTATTGCTGTCCATACACCGAGAGCAAGCCGGATTAAGTTGGCTAATATTGGGAGTTCTGTAACAGAATCCACTACCATTCCTCAATTAAAGAATATGAtacaaagaaaaaggaatattcATGTAAAGGAAATATACTTCCAAGGACTGGCACTTCAGGATGACCGTAACCTGTCTGATTATGGTGCTTTTGACAATAATGCTATATTTTGGATCGTTTCTGAATAG
- the LOC107422844 gene encoding uncharacterized protein LOC107422844, with protein sequence MEETPRKCRVLSKDYQKIPSSNSSCPSKEKSNMFRRFMNVVSLKVKNSRTIKTFKAILHRKECNSNSENFEEEPLLAIDSSENDQRLVDQGLQMVHQTHSVDSQLYGRRTIYVKIPSDQKTMVLGAKGYHSVHDIKSMIQNKEGIEPRQYTLVHGGNLLEDYRTLESLNIRTESTLHLILNPRHVLPIFVKTPRGKTVKFEVEFLYKVRDVKTLVESFVGCPVGDCNMFYEGNQLEDCKTLAFYEIEENSVLELQASWIQIFIKVSNGKTITLDVPRSCTIREVKEKLCCKVRVPICIQSIVFAGKQLEEDRNLASYNIQKHYTLHMVLTPSTLVIRQQVDDSKERL encoded by the exons ATGGAAGAAACGCCAAGAAAATGCAGAGTCCTAAGCAAAGATTACCAGAAAATCCCATCAAGCAACTCCTCCTGCCCATCTAAAGAAAAG AGTAATATGTTCCGGAGGTTCATGAATGTAGTATCCTTGAAGGTCAAGAATTCTCGGACAATAAAAACTTTCAAAGCCATATTACACAGGAAAGAATGCAATTCAAATTCTGAGAATTTTGAAGAAGAACCGCTTTTGGCCATCGATTCGTCTGAGAATGATCAGAGACTAGTTGATCAAGGCCTTCAGATGGTGCATCAAACTCACAGTGTTGATAGCCAACTGTATGGTCGAAGGACTATATATGTGAAAATTCCTTCAGACCAGAAAACCATGGTTCTTGGTGCAAAAGGTTACCATTCAGTCCATGACATCAAATCCATGATTCAGAACAAGGAAGGGATCGAACCGAGGCAGTACACTCTAGTCCATGGTGGAAATCTACTCGAAGATTACCGGACATTGGAATCACTTAACATTCGAACAGAATCAACCCTCCATTTGATCTTGAATCCGAGACATGTGTTACCAATTTTTGTCAAAACGCCAAGAGGGAAGACAGTGAAATTTGAAGTTGAGTTTTTGTACAAGGTCAGAGATGTCAAAACACTCGTGGAGAGCTTTGTGGGATGCCCTGTAGGTGACTGTAATATGTTCTATGAAGGAAACCAGCTTGAGGATTGCAAGACTTTGGccttttatgaaattgaagaaaattcaGTTCTAGAGCTTCAAGCTTCTTGGATTCAGATATTTATTAAGGTTTCGAATGGGAAAACCATCACACTTGATGTACCACGTTCATGTACAATCAGAGAAGTCAAGGAGAAACTTTGTTGTAAGGTAAGAGTACCAATTTGTATTCAGAGTATTGTGTTTGCTGGAAAGCAACTCGAAGAAGACCGGAACCTGGCTAGTTACAACATTCAGAAGCACTACACTCTTCACATGGTACTAACGCCTTCAACATTAGTGATTAGGCAGCAAGTTGATGATTCAAAGGAAAGATTATGA
- the LOC107422975 gene encoding enoyl-CoA delta isomerase 2, peroxisomal — protein sequence MCTLEKRGNLFFLTLTGDDDHRLSPAVIDSLISSLSQVASQATRGSALITTAQGNRFFSNGFDLAWAQSAGSKSVAADRLNQMVVSFKPVVGALLSLPMPTIAALPGHAAAGGFLFALCHDYILMRSDRGVLYMSEVDLGLPFPDYFTVAMRSKIGSVSARRDVMLRGMKIKGEEAVRMGIVDSAHDSAESTVEAAVRLGEKLASRKWDGEVYAEIRKGLYPELCGVLGLAAKVITPNL from the coding sequence ATGTGCACCTTAGAGAAGCGTGGAAACCTCTTCTTCCTCACTCTCACCGGCGACGACGACCACCGTCTAAGTCCGGCCGTCATCGATTCCCtcatctcctctctctctcaggTCGCCTCCCAAGCCACCCGCGGTTCCGCCCTCATCACCACCGCACAGGGCAACAGGTTCTTCTCCAATGGCTTCGATCTCGCCTGGGCCCAATCCGCAGGCTCCAAATCAGTCGCCGCGGACCGTCTCAACCAGATGGTCGTCTCCTTCAAACCGGTTGTCGGagctcttctctctcttccgaTGCCAACCATCGCCGCCTTACCCGGCCACGCCGCTGCCGGAGGATTCCTCTTCGCTCTCTGCCACGATTACATCCTCATGAGGAGCGATAGAGGTGTGCTGTACATGAGCGAGGTGGACTTGGGGCTTCCGTTCCCGGATTACTTCACGGTGGCGATGAGGTCGAAGATCGGATCGGTGTCGGCTCGGAGGGATGTGATGCTGAGAGGGATGAAGATCAAGGGCGAGGAAGCTGTGAGGATGGGGATCGTGGATTCGGCGCACGATAGCGCGGAGAGCACGGTGGAGGCTGCGGTGCGCTTGGGGGAGAAGTTGGCGTCGAGGAAGTGGGACGGTGAAGTGTACGCCGAGATTAGGAAGGGGTTGTACCCGGAGTTATGTGGCGTGCTTGGATTGGCTGCCAAAGTCATTACTCCGAATCTTtga